The nucleotide window TTTGGCCTAGGATAATAATCCAAGACACACACCTCTCATGGAGTAGTTGACATTGTCTTGGAGAGGCAAGTATGTAGAGAAGCTGAGCAGTTGGAAGACAGGACTGTGTTTTGGCTCTATCACTACTGGTGTGGACTTGAGCAAATAAAAAACCCTGAGGTTTCCCATGCATAGGATGAGAAACATACTTGTACTTAGTGGTGTTTGAAAAGATAGGATAATGAAAGTGAGAAACTGCAAATTACACAAAACTAGACAAAGCAAGCCATAATTTAATTATGGATAGCCAAGTGAATCTGTTTTTCTTCAGGTAATGTTTTTTTCGCCCTGGGGGGCCAAGGTTAAgggcaatgggggagggggaaagaagggaaaacatgaaaagaccaAATAAATATCAAGGAGGCCTATAAAGTAGCCCACAAGAGGGCAGGAAGGCAGCAGCAAATCCAGCCAACCAACACATTTTATTATTCTAGTTGATGCCTGCACAGGTGTTACAGTCCACATCCAATACTCAGTCAAGGACACCCACCCTTAGGTCTTTAGAATACCTAAGGTCCAGGCACCTAGGTCCCTCTTtctgcccctccctccctcctaccagtaaccacccccacccccacccccagtcagCTTCAAGCCAGGCTTTGTGCTCATCCAACCCCAGTGCTGGTGTATGTGCTGTGAATTCCctgacccccccaccccccatctccaAACAGGAACCTCCCCACAGTTCAGTGAGTGCCTGCGATGGGGAGAGAGCTGGGACAGAGCAGCCTAGTTGGGAGATCAAGACAACAGGGAAATGAGAGCACGGAGGGGAGCAGGCTAAGAGAGGAAATAGGTAAAGTGCCTTAACTAAACAACTCAGCAGGACACTGGGGCAGAGCAGCACAGGTCCCTGAGGCTGGAAAGGAAGGGTTAGGATCCCACTGGGGTGAGGGAGAATAaagaatgggaaggagggaggcaagTGATAGTCTGCAGGAAAGGCTTCCCTAGTCCTGCACATATCCACCAACCCCAATTTAAAGTTATTTACAAACTTAAAACCAACTTTAGGCCCAGCTGCAGGCAGGATGGAGGGTGGAATGACCACCAGCTTCACTGCTCCACTTCCTGCCTAATGCAGTAGGGCCAGGAGGAAAAACAGTTGTATCCTCAGCTAGCCAGCCAACGTGTGCCTGCCTCCTCCACTCCCAGCTGGCTCAGGGTTCCACAGTAGCCCCAGCCTTTTGGTCTGGCAGTGCAGGAAGAGGAGCACCAGGAGGTTCTGGGGGTGTGCTTGGCCCCAATCCCAGCTCCACCTCCAGCTGCTCCAactccctttgatccagtaactcAAAGTCCTCAGAGGTCagtgtttcctcctcctcctcaggggCAAGGGCAGGCAGGGGAAAGTCCTGGGAAATAGGCGGGAGGACTGAGGAGGAGGAGACTTTGCTGCTTTCAGCATGGCAAAGTGGGGTTGACAGGGTACTGGGCACAGTGTTAAGGGAATCACTCTCTAGCTCAGGGCTAAGTGACTCCACTGGTCCCCCAAGGGGAGCCCTGATCCCAGCCCTGGGAGATCCTGCCCCATTGAAGTGCGTGTTCACAAAGTGCAGTGGGGAAGTGAGTTGAAGCAAGGTCCCCTTGGCCaccacctcctcttcctcctcagagTCCAGTGCCTGTTTTGAAAGGGCATGTTCATGGTCCAGCAGCTCCTCGGGAGGGGCTAATTctgcttcttccccttctccaagaTCCCTGCTTAATGCTTCCTCTGGCTCACTTGGCAAGCTCTGCTGGTCCAAATCTGCAGGAATGGGAAGCAGGGTCAGCCCTGTGTTTTTGATTATCAGAGCttggggagtggggggtggggaggtggaggGGGCACACTCAGAGACTAAGTTCTCCAGGAGTTTGGGGATCCTAAAGAAGTCTTATATGGGCAATCCAGAATGGGGCCTGAGAACTCAGACAAGATACTCTGATGTAGCACAGGCGGCCTGGAATGGTCAGGGGTCCATGCTAGGGAGAGATAAAGATTTCCCCATACCCTCAGAGACATCTGTCAGTTGTGGAGTAGTGGCACGGGATACGGAAAAGCCACCACTCTCCAAAATAGAGGCCTCTTCATCTGACAGTTCTGAGTCGGTAATAGCCAAGGCAAGTGCTGTTTTCTTCACATCTACCTGTAGTAGGAGAATGAAGAATAGTAACTGACATTTGTGAAGTTCTTTAGCTTTAAAAAGTCTGATATACATTTGCTCATCTGAATGTAAgcaaagaagaagccattcagtcCTTCAGAAATCCCTGTCCAGCTGTCTCTCTCCTAgctctaatatggaaatattttcaaACCATAGCTCCTACAGCACAAGAATTCCACAGGAGAGACCACAACTCCCTCAGAAAGACTTCCCccacatgacagaggagagactctaaatgaacactctaatgcaaatattatcaacatagcaatgggttcaaatcaagaaaacatgtaatgcccagtggatttacgcgtcggctatggggggtgggggggaggaaaagaaaatgatctatgtctttaacgaataatgcttggaaatgatcaaataaaatataaaaaaaaaaaaagaaaagaaagacttccCCCAGCCTTCTATCCCTTTCCCCAAGATCTTACCACTGGGGAGAAGCCAGCCAACTCAGCCTCACTTTCGCTCTCAGTTTCTGCCATTGGCTCATCACCACCTGGGGGCATGCTCCTCATTTGCCGCTCTGGGAGAGAAGATAGAATAGGCTAGAGAAGACTGACAAAATTGACAGTGGCAGGGGCAATCATGGTCCCCAGAGGTAGAATGCTCTAACCCAAGTCTCCCATCCagattcccaggtatctcccaaGGCTTGGGGATCTCCCTTACTCCTCTTGTCATGTTTGTGATGTAGGGCCTCAGCCTCGGCTTTCATGCTGTAATCCAGCTGCATGAGCAGGGGCTCCAGACGTGTGTACATCCTCTGGATGAGCTCGTGGTAAACCACCAGGGGCCACAGCAGGATGCTCAGCACTAGGAGTCAGAAAGTCTACTCAGTTCTCCCTGTCCACCCTCCTAACCCTTAGGCCCCTCAGTCAGTTGGTCTCCTGACAGAGGCCAATCCTGTTCCCTATTTATTCTAAATGTTCCCCGTTCCAGAAACTAACATTACAGCCCCTTCAGAGCCCTCCATAAACAAACAATTGGAAAGaaggggcaggggaagggaagTATTTCTATGGCCCCCTACTATGGCCAGTACTATTCTAAgctgtttacaaatattatgtcatttgatcctcacaacagcccttggaagtaggtgctgttattacctCTATTATACAGTTGAAGGAACTAAACCAaatagaggttgagtgacttctccagggttacaaagctggtaagtgtctgaagtcaaatttaaacccagattctCCTGACCACCAGGGCCAGGATTCTAACCATTGAGTCTCTTAGCTGCTAGGGAGGGAATGATTTCATTGGCTAGGTACAgagaaggaagaccaaaaagTGGGGGCTCAGGAAAGGGAAATTAGTTCGTCTACTTACAGACAATGTAGGAAATCATAATCCCTGGAACATAATGTCCCAGCATGGCCAGCACTGCACAACCAGAGCAGACACGAGCACAGAACTGCAGAGAGGAGCATGGGTATGAGAAGAGTAGGGTTTCCACACAAAGATTCTCAGTTGGCTAAGAGAGAtatacttttctttctgtctcatttAATAATTCTGTATCAGTGAAATCAATGTACCCAATATTATAAACCTAAGATAATTTGTTATTAGCATACATGAACTAGAGTAATCTTTACAGTTACAACTATTTTGCCCTAATTGTAAACAGCTTGAGGATACAGGTGAGCAACCTCTAGAGAAGATATCCATGGAAGTTTGTTATAAAGGGTATTCACACCTCCCACGAAGGTCTGACAATGgataaatatggtttcaagaggTAGTCAAGAGCTCTATGCAGAGCCTACAAATAGCAGACAGACCTTATTCCTCTCTCTTGGTACAGAGTAGGGCATGGGAAAGTGGCTTAGGAGGTTTACCTGGGCTGGGTTCTGCCTCTTGTACTGCAGCAACTCTTGAAGATGAATCTGGAAGGTGAGCCAGCTCTCAGCCAGGTATCGGCACAATTCAGGTACACTCAGCAGGTGAGGCCGGGCACCTGGCCCTGCACTCTCACTGGGAAGACATGACATGATGCCTGGAAGTCTCAGGCACCAGCTGCCTAGGCACTCTAGCCCTGACTTCCTtttaagacaaaagttcttaacctagggtctgtaaactttaaaaaaaagatattttgataaCCATATTTAAGGTTTCCATTACAATTTATTTTGTGTgcttaaaaacaatattctgtgAAGAGTTCCATAGCTTTCCCCATTTTGGGTCCACAGAGtaaaaaaaaggctgaacactCTTGTTTCTAAGGATTCCAATGAAGTCTTCTTTCTAAAATAATGAAGAAGTCCACTTCCTTTATGTGAATGTCCTGTTATTTTGGCACAAAGCCCATAGCATCCAATTCTTTACACTTAAGTCTGTGACTTTCTGCTAAATACCACTGTTAACTCTATAGGGGCATCCACCAAGTCCAGGAAACTTCAACATATCTTTCCTACATCTTGAACAACACCCCAACCTCCCAAGCCTTTGAACCATAAAGAGAAGTTTAGTATTTCTCTGGGCTGGATACAAACGTGGTAATTTGTACTTACCTGTCAGAGTGTGTCTCTTCTGGGGATGAAGCTATAAAGAGAGGAGGGGCAGGGATCAGTGAGCAGGGAGATGGAGACTGTCCCTCTACCCCTTCCATCATGATTTCGGGTGGCAAGTTAGGTCAGGGCTAAAGATACTGGAGGCAGGGAAAGCAGGTTTTCAGATATCTGTGTGCACATTCCCTCTCGTCCATTATCGCTCACCTGAAAAGTCAGCCAAAAAGTGGGGCTGCCAGAGATCTAGCAGCAGGTAGCCCAAAAGCGAGACGCTGAGTAGAAAGAATGGTCGAAGAGATGAGGAGGACAGCAACCTTGGGGAAAAGACAGCCAACTCACCTCGAGGTAAGGGGAGGGGCAAACAGCTGCACTCCCGGTCTTCTACACACTGGGTTGTCCggttccctccccttctttcttacTGTATTACCCCAAACCCGCCGCCACAGCCTCGACCCCCAGTCAAGCATCAAGGCCCGCCCCGGCCCCGCCCCTCCCGCGCGCCGGCCCCGCCCCTTCCCGGCCCTCCGCTCCTGGCGGCAGTGGCGGCTGCGGCCGTTACCAGAAGAGGCCGTTGATCGCGGCGGCAGAGACGAGGCTGTGTAGCGGTCTTTCCCACACCAGCAGCCGCTGCGCCGCCGCCAGCACCGCCTCCCAGCCCCGGAGCCGCAGCCATAGCGCCGTGGCCAGGCGTCCCACCGCTTCGGCCGCCGCCTTCTCCTCCGCCTCGGCCGTCGCCTCGCCCATAGCTAGGCTAAGCCCTAACCCCACGCCCAGCCCCAGGCCCGGGCCCAGGCCCCCGCCGCCGACGCCGCCGCCGCTCGCCATGGCCCAGCAGCCGCTGCCGCCCGGAGCGAGCCCGAGCTGCGCGGCCGCCGCCGGGGGCGCGTCAGACGGAAGGGGGCGCACGCCGCAGAGACCGCCCTGGGGGCCGAGGGCACCACGTGATGGGGGCGGCCGTCGAGCGCGAGTTCCACACGTGACGGGGGACTAACCGCCCCGGGGGCGGGGCAGGGCTCGGGGCGCGTGCGCAGTCAGTCGACCCTACTCCCAGAAACTGACGCTGTCTGGAAATCCCGGAAAGGATCGAGTGTTTGTGACTCGGGCACTATCGGCTTGCGGGAGATAGTCCCGGCATTGCCTTTGTGGAGGGGTACTAGTGTTGTGGAAAGGAGCGCTTGAGCACTGCCAGGACTACAGGTTACCTCCCGGGTGACCCAACCTAGCGTCAGGAGCCAGGACTTATGGGAAGTTACTTCCCTAGAGCCCTTGGAATTGTTCGTTCCCCGGGGTGCTCAGGGGACAGGAATTGGTTCTAGTGGGGTTTGCATCTTGCATGCTCAGCCCCGCCCCGTCACCTACACGTACTAAGGACCCGCCCCCGGGGGTGAAAACAAACAACAGCTAGTGACCCACTTAGACACCGGGTGTGGGAGTTTAGGCGGATGTAGGCTACGCCCTGGTCTTTGCCCTCCCGTGTTGTCACACCACCGGAGTGACGCTTGCGTCGCCTTAGGTCAATCAACTATTAGGAGAAACTGGAACACCTTGTGATGACATAGCTGAATTGCGAAAACAATTTTACTACTGCAACCTAATCTTCCTAAGCACAAACatgctgttttttgtttttgttcacgCCCAAACTTTTCATGCCTTGGTTACACACCAGCAAGCCTATATTAAATGCATACGACTAAtttaccaagcatttattaagtgcgtACTGTGTAACAAGCCATGCGACAAGcactgggattaaaaaaaaaagcacttcttgccctctaggagcttacagtctaagggGAGACAGTGCGTACATAAATAGAAACCAGCTACATACATACTAGTTAGAAGGTAGCCCTAGCAGGGGGACCTGGGGAAGGAAGGACCTGGGGAAGCCTGAGCTAAGAATGGATGGCAGTCGGCCagccagggattctaagaagcTGAGGTGAGAGGAagagaccattccccatttttctCCTGGGACACTAAACCAGATAGATCCTACAAACTCTTAGTAGCTCCGGGTCAGGGAACCCAGCCTGGGTCGACTTTCACGTCTCGGTTACGGTCCAGAGTAGCGCGGGAGCTGAACCTCTTCATGCAACAAGAGGCTTTCCAGTGGCGTGCtaactcctccccttccccagccccccctccctccccgcGAGATAGCTGAAGCCCCCAGAGCACCTCTTCTTGGCTCCGCCTCACCCCAGGAAGAAGGCCGAGGATTGGAGGAGACCAAGCTGAGGCCCCGCCCACCTCGGACGGAAGCGGAAGCACGGGCCGCGGAAGCTGCGCGAGGGCCGGCACCGCCCCACTGTTGGTGCTGGAATCTGACCGGTCATTGAGGAGGGCATCCGGGTCCACTTTTCTCCTATCTCCCTCTTCCCCAGGTGGCTGCGGGATGGACCTGTCGGGGCTCCTGCTGGACGAAGAGGGCGCCTTCTCTCTTGCGGGCTTCCAGGAATTCACGGTGGGTCCGGCGGATCCTGCTGTCTGGGCCGGGACCCAGGCCGCCCCTGACCCATCTCCTCGGCTGCTGCGTGCTTTGTCCCTGCGCTCAAAGCCCCGATGAAGCTGCGCACTCCCGTGGCAAGCTACTGCCGCCACCAGGGGCCTCATCAGGGCCGAGTTGGGTGTACGCGAGGCCGAGACATTGTAGGCCTCTCTCGGGGTTTATTAGCTGGGTCTCGGAACCTCTTCTCGCAGTTGGGGATATCTGAGGCAGCCTGGTGCCAGTGGAAGAGGGAGCCCTGGAGCTGGACTTGACTCCTACCTGCGTGATCTTGGACCAGCCCCCCTAACCTCCCAGCGCTTCAGTTAACTTCTCAAAAGTACTAGGAGAGGGCTGGACTgggatttgaatttctcttttaaCTCCAAGCCTCTGAATTTTATCTCCTCTATATCAGAGCCCAGGAGGCCTGAGCTGATGGGGGCAGATTGTCTGTCTCTAAGGGAGAGGCAGCATGGCAAGTAGAGAATGGATTTTATTGAGGATGAGCTGGGTTCGGATCCTGCCACAGAgaacttgctagctgtgtaagcctgagcaagtcactaactctctaaatctcattttcttcatttgtcataATGTGGATAGGAATGCTTCCAAACCTAGGATTGTGAAATTCAAATGAAGTAATGTTTTTTTACTTTGA belongs to Monodelphis domestica isolate mMonDom1 chromosome 8, mMonDom1.pri, whole genome shotgun sequence and includes:
- the RETREG2 gene encoding reticulophagy regulator 2, which translates into the protein MASGGGVGGGGLGPGLGLGVGLGLSLAMGEATAEAEEKAAAEAVGRLATALWLRLRGWEAVLAAAQRLLVWERPLHSLVSAAAINGLFWLLSSSSLRPFFLLSVSLLGYLLLDLWQPHFLADFSASSPEETHSDSESAGPGARPHLLSVPELCRYLAESWLTFQIHLQELLQYKRQNPAQFCARVCSGCAVLAMLGHYVPGIMISYIVLLSILLWPLVVYHELIQRMYTRLEPLLMQLDYSMKAEAEALHHKHDKRKRQMRSMPPGGDEPMAETESESEAELAGFSPVVDVKKTALALAITDSELSDEEASILESGGFSVSRATTPQLTDVSEDLDQQSLPSEPEEALSRDLGEGEEAELAPPEELLDHEHALSKQALDSEEEEEVVAKGTLLQLTSPLHFVNTHFNGAGSPRAGIRAPLGGPVESLSPELESDSLNTVPSTLSTPLCHAESSKVSSSSVLPPISQDFPLPALAPEEEEETLTSEDFELLDQRELEQLEVELGLGPSTPPEPPGAPLPALPDQKAGATVEP